Proteins from a genomic interval of Luteibacter pinisoli:
- a CDS encoding lactonase family protein has translation MKLIHTLAASIAGVLAVGTAHAAEPSFSLPRFDSPYVYVLSNDIAANSVAVLKRNFFGGLEKKAVVSTGGKGVGVGTTAPPPDPLGSQNALLRSADGRWLYATNAGSNQVSVFAIEGGRLNLVDVQPSGGSYPVSVAERGNRVYVLNSAGTSTVTVFQLTPGGQLVALPQETRLIGTDAPLVGNQPNVGMTPAQVQVSPDGRWLAVSVKNAGAKGWFELFALDRAGVPATDPVISPSNDPQPFGFDFDDRGYLVTSQAAGSAASSYSVGRDGTLSAVSADVANGQAAACWLTVSGRFAFTANAGKGDISAYRIGRNGSLTLLGSGVAGKLEAGAAPTDIKASADGAFIYVGNSLGGNVDTFLVLPDGHLLQVGNTPVFAGAAGMQGLAL, from the coding sequence TCTCCAACGATATCGCTGCCAATAGCGTGGCGGTACTGAAACGCAACTTCTTCGGTGGCCTGGAGAAAAAGGCCGTTGTATCCACGGGTGGCAAGGGGGTCGGCGTGGGTACGACAGCGCCGCCGCCCGACCCGCTTGGCTCGCAGAATGCCTTGCTCAGGAGCGCCGATGGACGGTGGCTCTATGCCACCAACGCCGGTAGCAACCAGGTCTCCGTCTTTGCGATCGAGGGCGGCCGGCTGAATCTGGTCGACGTTCAACCCTCGGGCGGGTCGTATCCGGTAAGCGTCGCCGAGCGAGGCAATCGCGTATACGTTCTTAATAGCGCTGGCACATCCACGGTCACTGTGTTCCAGCTGACGCCAGGCGGCCAGCTTGTCGCGCTACCTCAGGAGACGCGGCTCATCGGGACGGATGCGCCCCTGGTCGGAAATCAGCCAAACGTAGGCATGACACCTGCCCAGGTTCAAGTCTCCCCAGATGGTCGCTGGCTGGCTGTGTCGGTAAAGAATGCCGGTGCCAAAGGCTGGTTCGAGCTGTTCGCCCTGGATCGGGCAGGCGTACCCGCCACGGATCCGGTCATTTCCCCGTCTAACGATCCGCAGCCATTTGGTTTCGATTTCGACGACCGGGGCTATCTGGTCACGTCGCAAGCGGCCGGATCGGCGGCGTCTTCCTATTCCGTGGGTCGCGATGGAACGCTGAGCGCGGTGTCGGCGGACGTGGCAAATGGCCAGGCGGCAGCCTGCTGGCTGACCGTTTCAGGGCGTTTTGCGTTTACCGCCAACGCGGGGAAGGGCGATATCAGCGCCTACCGAATCGGTCGCAACGGCTCGTTGACGCTCCTTGGTTCGGGCGTGGCAGGAAAGCTGGAAGCCGGCGCAGCGCCGACGGACATCAAGGCATCGGCGGATGGTGCTTTCATTTATGTGGGTAACTCGCTCGGAGGTAACGTCGATACCTTCCTGGTGCTACCTGACGGGCATTTGTTGCAGGTGGGCAATACACCGGTCTTCGCGGGTGCCGCAGGCATGCAGGGCCTGGCGCTATAG